A segment of the Aquificaceae bacterium genome:
ACAGGCTCAGAGGTTCAGCTTTATCTGTATTTGTCCTCGTGATGCTTCACAACCTGCTTGGTTTTCTCCTCGGATACACCTTTGCAAGGCTCACTGGTCTTGACAGAATAAGATCAAAGACCCTTTCCATAGAGGTAGGCATGCAGAATTCCGGGCTTGCTACAGTGCTGGCTCTCAGGTATTTTCCTCCAGAGTCTGCCCTGCCGGGAGCACTTTTCAGTCTTATGCAGAATGTAAACGGTCTACTGCTGTCTATAATCTACAGAAGGCTATGAGAAGGCTTGTGTTTCTTGCATCCCTTTTTGTCTCTTCCTGTTCCATTACGGTGCGGGAGAAACTGCCAGAGACTCGGGGTCAGCTCAGGGTCAACTGTCCTGAAGTTATTCAGACTAAGGGCTTTTACTGCAAGGGAGACAGAGCATACAGCAATCTCCTTCAGAGCGGGAGCAGAGTGAAAGTGATAAGCCTCCTTACGGGAAAGAGCATAACCATAGCGGTTTTCAGAGGGGAGGAGGAAAGGGGTATATGCGTGCCGGCAAGGTTTGAAAGTCTACTTGGCGGTGAGCCATTTCCTGCAAGGATTGAGGTAGAAAGGTGTGGCATAGATGACAGGAGAATCTGCCCTGCCTACATAAGGGGTCTTGCCAGCTACTACGCAGACCCTTACCATGGAAGACAGACACCTTACGGAAGAGCCTACGACATGCACGGCTATTATGCAGCAAGCCCAGACCTGCCTCTTGGCAGTCTCCTCATGGTCAGAAACCTGAAGAACGGAAGAGAGGTCAGGGTGAAGGTAATTGACAGAGGGCCTCTGAAGGCGGGAAGGGTGCTTGACCTCTCTTACTCTGCTGCAAGAGACCTGGATATGATAAAAGACGGTGTGGTGGAAGTTCAGGCTCAGGTGTTAAGATGTGGGGAGTGAAAGGAGAATCACTTGCCCCTGCAGCAGCTCAAGGAGAGGCTTGACAATTTTTCATCCATATAAGACAATATATTATCAATGAACAGAGTAAGAGAAAAGCGACAACTGCTTGGGTTTTCTCAGGAAGAGCTTGCAAGACTGGCAGGCATTCCAAGAACCACCATAAGCGCCATTGAGTCGGGCAGAGCCGTCCCCTCAGTAGATTACGCCATAAGGCTTTCTAAGGTGCTTGGATGCAGCGTGGAAGAACTTTTCTCTCAGGAGGAGTTTATTCCTTTTCCGGGCTTTGAAAGGGGGCTCTTCGTAAGCTACAGGGTAGGGCACAGAAAGATTCTTTTTCCTGTAAGCCTCGCAGAAAGTAAGGAAAGTCCTGAAGGCTTTTTAAAAAAAGAGGGTATTGAATGGTTTGAAAAGAAGCACAGGCATACCTACACCTTTGCAGGCTGTGACCCATCCTTCAAGCTCCTTTCAGAAGCACTGAGAGAGGAAGGGATAAGGCTTCTGGTTGTAAACCTCCCAAGCATGAAGGCTCTTGAACTTTTAAAGGCGGGCTTTGTTCACATGGCAGGAATGCATATGGGAAGCTTTGAAGAAAATGTGAAGGTTGCAAGGGATTTTCTTGGTGAAGGATACAGAATTTTAAGACTTTTCTCCTGGGAAGAGGGGATAATGGCAAGAAAAGTTATCTCTCTCAGAGAGCTTGGAAGGAAATTATGGCTGGCAAGAGAAGAGGGAAGCGGTGCAAGAAAGGTCTTTGATGAGTTAAGGATAGACATGAACATAGAGAACTTTAGAGTGGTCACGGGAGGTCATGAGAACATAGCCTTCAGTCTGAAA
Coding sequences within it:
- a CDS encoding septal ring lytic transglycosylase RlpA family protein, giving the protein MRRLVFLASLFVSSCSITVREKLPETRGQLRVNCPEVIQTKGFYCKGDRAYSNLLQSGSRVKVISLLTGKSITIAVFRGEEERGICVPARFESLLGGEPFPARIEVERCGIDDRRICPAYIRGLASYYADPYHGRQTPYGRAYDMHGYYAASPDLPLGSLLMVRNLKNGREVRVKVIDRGPLKAGRVLDLSYSAARDLDMIKDGVVEVQAQVLRCGE
- a CDS encoding substrate-binding domain-containing protein, translating into MNRVREKRQLLGFSQEELARLAGIPRTTISAIESGRAVPSVDYAIRLSKVLGCSVEELFSQEEFIPFPGFERGLFVSYRVGHRKILFPVSLAESKESPEGFLKKEGIEWFEKKHRHTYTFAGCDPSFKLLSEALREEGIRLLVVNLPSMKALELLKAGFVHMAGMHMGSFEENVKVARDFLGEGYRILRLFSWEEGIMARKVISLRELGRKLWLAREEGSGARKVFDELRIDMNIENFRVVTGGHENIAFSLKEGFGDAGIGTRASAFDYGLDFMGVKWEDYCLCYREELEEEQEFLRLLDFLRGKRYSRLLSYLPGYKKKPMEEVAT